The region AGGCCGTACTCCGGGTTGTAGAGCACGTGCTTCCAGAGCAGCGCCGCGGCGACCGGGACCACCAGGAAGGGGGCGATGAGGAGGGTTCTGACGATGCCCCGGCCGCGGAACTTGCGGTCCAGGAGCAGGGCCAGACCCAGGCCGATGACCAGGCTGGCGACGACCACGGCCGCCGTCAGGAGGATCGTCGTCCAGACGGAGTGGCGCAGGTCGGGGTCGGTGAGGACGTCCGAGTAGTTGGAGAGGCCGGTGAAGTGGCGGGCCTTGGGGTAGAGCGCGTTCCAGTCGAAGAAGGAGATCACCAGGGTGGCCACGAAGGGCAGCTGGGTCACGGCGACCATGAAGATCAGGGCGGGGAGCAGCGGGGCGCGGGTGGCCCAGGCGCGCAGCCGGTTGGACGGCTTTCCCAGGGTGCGTACGGGTGTGGCGGCCACGGGGGCCGTTGTCGTGGCGGTCATCGTCCCTCGTACTCCTTGGAGATCTTCTCGGCGAGTTTCTGGGACTTCTTCAGGGCCGAGTCGACGGACTGGCGTCCGGCGATGGCCGCGCTGATCTCCTGCGAGACCTTGGTGCCGAGGTCGGTGAACTCGGGGATGCCGACGAACTGGATGCCGGGCGCGGGGCGCGGCTGCACCCCCGGGTCGCGCGGCCGGGCGCCCTCGATGGCCTCGCGGGTCATCTCCTGGAAGGCGGCGGCCTCCTTGGTGTACGTGGCGTTCGTGTAGGTGGAGGCGCGCTTGCCGGCCGGCACGTTGGACCAGCCGATGGTGTCCCCGACCAGCTGCTCGTACTGCTTGCTCGAGGCCCAGGAGATGAACTTCCAGGCCTTGTCGGAGTTGTGGGAGGCCTTCTGCAGGCCCCAGGCCCAGGTGTAGAGCCAGCCGGAGGACTTGGTCTTCTCGACCGGTGCGGGTACGTAGCCGATCTTGCCCTTGACCGGGGAGTCGGACGCCTCCAGGGAGCCCGCCGCGGAGGTGGCGTCGTACCACATGGCGGTCTTGCCCTGGGTCATGTTGTTGAGGCACTCGGCGAAGCCCGACTGGGCCGCGCCGGACTCGCCGTGCTTGCGGACGAGGTCCACGTAGAACTTCGTCGCCTTCTCGAACTCGGGGGAGTCGAGGCGGGCCTTCCAGTCCTTGTCGAACCAGGTGCCGCCGAAGGTGTTCACGACGGTGGTGAGGGGTGCCATGAGCTCGCCCCAGCCGGGCAGGCCGCGCAGGCAGATGCCCTTCATGCCGGACTGGGCGCCGTCGGCCTCGGCGGCCAGCTGTCCCACCTGCTCCCAGGTGGGGTGGTCGGGCATCGTCAGGCCCTTCTGGGCGAAGACGTCCTTGCGGTACATCAGGAAGGACGACTCGCCGTAGAACGGCTGCCCGTAGAGCTTGCCGTCGGCGGCCGTCAGGGACTGCCGCATGGGGGCGAGGATGTCCTGCTCGTCGTAGCCGCTGTCCTGGCGTACGTAGGAGTCCATGTCGTGCAGCCAGCCGTTGCGGGCGTAGATCGGTATCTCGTAGTTGGAGAGTGTGGCGACGTCGTACTGGCCGGCCTGGTTGGCGAAGTCCTGGCTGATCTTGTCGCGGACGTCGTTCTCCGGCAGCACGGTGAAGTTCACCTTGATGCCGGTCTCCTTGGTGAAGTGCGCCTTGGTGAGCTTCTGCAGCTCCACCATCTGCGGGTTGTTGACCATCAGGACGTTGATGGAGTCGCCGCCCGACCCCGACCCGCCCGCTCCGACCCAACAGCCGGAGAGCAGCGGGGCGAGCAGCGTCCCTGCGGCGGCCGCGGCGAGTGCGCGCGACCTCCGTCGGCTCTGGGTTCGCA is a window of Streptomyces mirabilis DNA encoding:
- a CDS encoding ABC transporter substrate-binding protein, which gives rise to MRTQSRRRSRALAAAAAGTLLAPLLSGCWVGAGGSGSGGDSINVLMVNNPQMVELQKLTKAHFTKETGIKVNFTVLPENDVRDKISQDFANQAGQYDVATLSNYEIPIYARNGWLHDMDSYVRQDSGYDEQDILAPMRQSLTAADGKLYGQPFYGESSFLMYRKDVFAQKGLTMPDHPTWEQVGQLAAEADGAQSGMKGICLRGLPGWGELMAPLTTVVNTFGGTWFDKDWKARLDSPEFEKATKFYVDLVRKHGESGAAQSGFAECLNNMTQGKTAMWYDATSAAGSLEASDSPVKGKIGYVPAPVEKTKSSGWLYTWAWGLQKASHNSDKAWKFISWASSKQYEQLVGDTIGWSNVPAGKRASTYTNATYTKEAAAFQEMTREAIEGARPRDPGVQPRPAPGIQFVGIPEFTDLGTKVSQEISAAIAGRQSVDSALKKSQKLAEKISKEYEGR